CGATTAAAATAAACGATCACCTTCTGCTTGTCGCCACTGCCTTCCAGACGCCGCACCGTGCCGACGCCAAAGCGGGCATGACGTACCCGGCTGCCGATACGCAAGGTGTCATCCACAACTGGAACGGAGGGTTCCACCTCGATCACCGGTTGGTCGGGCACGGGTTCCGCATCGACCGAAGGGCTGGAGGTTGGCGTGGAGGCTGTTTCCGCTGGCGGGGCCTGGGCCGGCAACTGTTCGAACAGCGATGCCAGATTGTGCTTGGACGTGGCATGTAACGGTTTTTTAGCCACATCGGCCAACAGATGATCGGGAATCTCACCGACAAAACGGCTTGGCGGATTAAACTGGTAACTGCCGTAGACGCGACGACGACGGGCATGGGTAAGATAGAGTTTCTCCATGGCGCGAGTCATGCCGACATAACACAGCCGCCGTTCCTCCTCGAGTTGCTCGCCACCATCATTGCTGCGCGCCGCCGGGAAGATACCATCCTCCATGCCGGTCATAAACACCACGGGAAACTCCAGTCCCTTAGCGGCATGCAACGTCATCAACGTTACCCGGTCAAGGCTGCTGTCGTAGGCATCGAGATCGGTGACCAGAGCGATCTGCTCCAGATAATCCTGCAGGGTGGTGTCGTCATCCCGGTGCTCTTCCATGCCGGCGAGCAACTGATCGATGTTGTCGAGGCGATCACGTGCTTCCTGGGTGTTTTCGCTTTTGAGCATCTGGGCGTAGCCGGTCTCTTCGATCAACTCAGCAGCCAACTGCGGATAGGGCAGGCGTTTGAGACGATGGGCGAAGTCGTCCATCATGGCGACAAAAGCGGCAACTTTTTTTGCCGCGGCCCCTTTGAGTACGCCCTGCTCAATAGCGAGACGACAGGCCGGGAAAAAGCCCTGAGCCTGCTGTTCCAGCGTGGCAATCTTGGCGACGGTGGTGGCGCCGATGCCGCGCGTCGGCACATTGATGATCCGCTGACAGGAGATCGTGTCTGCCGGATTGGTCAGCACACGCAGGTAGGCGAGGATATCCTTGACCTCCATGCGCGCAAAGAAGCGCATGCCACCGAACATGACATAGGGGATGCGATCACGCACCAGGGCTTCCTCCAGCACCCGTGACTGAGCATTGGTGCGGTAAAGCACGGCCATATCACGCAGATGGCGACCCTGCTGCTGTAAGGTTTTAAGCTGTTCGACCACGTAACGCGCCTCATCGAGATCGTCCGGCAGCGCTTCAAGGCTGATGGCATCACCATCGGGATTTTCCGTCCACAGGGTCTTTCCCTTGCGCCCCACATTGTTGGCCACCACGGCTCCGGCCGCATCAAGAATGGTGGTGGTCGAGCGATAATTCTGCTCCAGGCGGATCGTGGTACAGCCGGGATAATCGCGCTCAAAACCGAGGATATTGCCCACCTCGGCACCGCGCCAGCGGTAGATGGACTGGTCGTCATCACCGACCACGCACAGATTGCCGTGCTCCGAGGCCAGTTGCTGAACCAGACGATATTGCACCATGTTGGTGTCCTGAAACTCATCGACCAGCAGATGAAGAAAACGCCCGGCATAACGCTGGCGGATCTCATCATGCTCGTCAAACAGCTTGACGCACATCAGCAGTAAGTCACCGAAATCGAGGGCGTTGGCCTGCTGCAGGCGCTGCTGATAATGACGATAAACCTCGGCCACCAGTTGTTCCTGCGGCGTATTCAGCGGCATCTCCGCGGGAAACTGACCACGGTTTTTTGCCGCATCAATGGCCGCGGCCGCGGCACGCGGTTTGAGCTGTTTATCGTCAATCGCCAGCTCTTTAAGAATATTTTTCAGCAGCCGATCCTGATCCTGATCGTCGTAGATGGTGAAGGAGGGATCAAATCCCAGAGCGGTGATATCGCGACGCAGAATACGCACACAGGTGGAGTGAAACGTCGCCACCCACGGCATCTCGCCCTCGGGCAGCGCCCGCTCAATGCGCTCCTTCATCTCGTTGGCGGCCTTGTTGGTAAAGGTCACCGCCAGAATCCGCCACGGCGGTACACCCTGTTTCTGGATCAGATGAATGACGCGGCCGGTGAGGGTGCTGGTCTTGCCGGAACCGGCACCGGCGAGAATCAACAGTGGGCCGCCCGGATGCTCAACGGCCTGGAGTTGCTGCGGGTTAAGCCGAGGCGCGGGACGATCCATCATGCTCCTCCTCAAGGGTGCGCGCCATCAGGGCCTTGTTGTAGGCGGACACCATATCGCGCCGTGAGACAATGCCGATCAGACGGTTCTGTTGCTGACGATCCACCACCGGCAGCTGCTCAATGTTGCGATAGCCGATCTTACGCATGGCCTGGTCGAGGTTTTCATCGCCGTACACGGTGGTCACCTCGGTAGTTGCCAGTTCCTTGACCACCACCAGATCCATCAGATCTTTCTCAAAGACCACGCCGAGAAAATCCTGGATGGAGATAATGCCGGTCATCTCCCCGGCCGGGTTGAGCAACGGGAAGTTGGTGTGCTTGGTGTTGGCGATAAAATCGGTAAACTGACGTAGGGTCATGCCCTCGGGGACGGTTTCCAGTTTGCGGGTCATGACATCCGCAACGCGGATCGACTTCATGATGTTGCGCTCTTTGCCCGCCTCCAGATCAATGCCGGCCTTGGCCAACTCAACGGTATCGATGCTCTCTTTCTTGAAATGGCGGCTGATGGCCGTGCCGACGACGCACGACAGCATGATCGGCACGATAACCTGATAGGAAGCGGTCATCTCAAACAGCAGGAAGATGGCGGTCATCGGTGCATGGGTGGCGGCGGACAAAAACGCGCCCATGCCGATCAGGGCATAGGAACCGGGGGAGATGGCCAGCGTCGGCAACAGAATCTGGGCAATCTTTCCGAAAGCCCCGCCGGTGACCGCACCGATGTAAAGAATCGGCGCAAACAGACCGCCGGGCAGCCCGGAACCCAGGGTAATCGAGGTGGCCACGGCTTTGCACACAATCAGCGCGAGGAGAAAATACCACGCCCCCTGGCCATGGAGAAACTCGCTCATGAAATCGTAGCCGTTGCCGAACACCTGGGGAAATCCAACCCCGATCAGACCGACCAGCAAGGCACCGATCATCGGCTTGACCAATCGCGGCATCTTCAGCTTATCAAACATCCCCTTGATGCGGAAATGAACATCGATAAAACCGGCGGCCAGCCCACCGATGACCGCACCGAGCGCCACATAGAGCAGCAATTCCCAATGGGAGCCCACCTGGTAGGGGGGAATGTGAAAAACGATCTCATTGCCGATTAACGCCCGCGACACCACGGTACTCATGCCGCTGGCAATGACGATGGAGGTAAAGCTGGAGATCTCAAACGAGGACAGCAGAACGATCTCCTGGGCAAAAAACACCCCGGCAATCGGTGCATTAAACGTCGCGGCGACACCACCGGACACACCACAGGCCACCAACACCTTGAGACGATTGCCACTGACCTTGAACCCCTGGCCGAACTGACTGCCGACGGCCCCGCCGATCTGGGCGATGGGACCCTCCTGACCGGCACTGCCACCGGTGCCCAAGGTGATGGCACTGGCCAGGCCGCGGGTAATGATGGTGCGTCCGGGGATCTTGGCGCCACGCAGGTTGACCTGTTCCAGAAAAGACGAAAAACCGAACTTGAGATCCTTGGCAAACCACAGCCCGAACGGGATCATCAGCAGCGCCCCGGTCAGTGGAAACAGGATGGCCAGCCAGCGCGAAGCGCTCCACTGATGCCAGGAAATCTGAAACAGATCCATACCCTGTTCGATCACCAGCCAATGAAAAAATTCAATCGCCTGACGAAAGGCATAGTTGCACAAACCGGATAACAGGCCGATGGCCACGGCCAGGATGGCCATAAAGGTATTTTCGCTGATCCGAAAACGCCCCAAAACAGCCAGACCGACCCGGCGTAACCAGTCAAACATACGGGAGATGGTGCTTAAACTCATCGGATTCACTCAACGGTTGTGATCCCGGGCGATGTCCATGAAGAAAATCATCGTCACACAATCAGTGATAAGTTACCTGTTTTCAATGGAAAAACAGCCGATTATTTTAAGGTGTTTCCAGGTGAGCTGTAAAGGGATTATCTGAGGAAAAGCCGGATTATCGCGTATACATCAGCAAAAAATGGCAGGGCGAGCTCGAAAAGAGTTTTTTCCGTGTTAACGGCTCAATGTCAACGCTTTGATGGCGATCTGTTCCAAGGGCAGGGTGTAGTCCACGGCACCAGCGGCGATCGCCTCCTTGGGCATACCGAAAACCACGCAGGTTTCCTCGTTCTGGGCAATGTTCATGGCTCCGGCATCCTTGAGCTCTTTCATGCCTTTGGCACCATCATCACCCATGCCGGTCAAAATGACGCCCACGGCATTCTTCCCGGCGTAGCGGGCGGCACTGCGGAACAGAACATCCACGGAAGGGCGATGGCGCGAGACCAGCGGGCCATCTTTGAGATCAACATAATAGCGGGCACCACTGCGCTTGAGCAGCATGTGGCGATTGCCCGGAGCGATCAGTACGCGGCCGCGCACCACACTGTCGCCATCTTCCGCCTCTTTCACGGTCATGGCGCACAAACTGTCAAGACGCTGGGCAAAGCCACGGGTAAAATTTTCCGGCATATGCTGAACGATGACGACACCGGGACAATCCATGGGCAGACTTTCGAGAAAAACCCGCAACGCTTCCGTGCCGCCGGTAGAGGCACCAACAACAATAATTTTCTCCGTGGTGCGTACCATGGCTTCACTTCTACCGCGCGACAACACGGCATCGGCCGTCAGTTTCGGTTCAATACGCCGCGGCGCCCGCAACTTGACCGGTCGCGCCGTTGCCGCGGCCTTGACGGCATCACAGATACGCACCTTGGATTCTTCAAGAAACTGTTTGGTGCCTAATGTCGGCTTTTGAATAATCTCGACAGCGCCGTATTCCAACGCTTTGAGCAGGGTTTCCGAACCATCTTCCACCAAACTGGAACACATCACCACCGGGATCGGATGTTGACTCATAATTTTCTGCAGAAAGGTCAAACCATCCATGCGCGGCATTTCAACATCCAGGGTAATGACATCGGGAATCTGCTGTTTAAGACGTTCCGCGGCGACAAAGGGATCGCTGGCCGTGGCAATCACTTCAATACGTGGATCAGACTCCAAAACCGACTGCAAAGCCTGGCGCACGACGGCAGAATCATCAACAATCAGCACTTTGATCTTAGCCATTCGTCACCTCATCGAGATACGGCAAGACAAGTTTCAACTCTCGGCTCTGCCGTTTCAGATGTTTGACATACACCTGACCGGTATCGGTAAAAAATACCACTTTGCGTCCGCTTTGGCCGCCGGTATCGTGACTGCGCACCTCGACACGATACTCCTCAAGAATTTGTCGTGCTCGTTGCAGATTACTCTGTCCCACGGCAAATCGCGCCGGTGTGGCATTGCGCACAGAATAAAACATATCAGCCCCGCCAAACAACTTGGCCACCAGCCGTGATGGCTGGACACCTCGCTGTTTCAAGTCCTTGATCATGTAATGAACCGCCGCATCAACATAACGCAACTCGCCCTGCGGCCCCGTCGGCAACATGGCATGACACATGGCGGCATGACCGGTTGACGGTGAGACCAACGCCACTGCGACACATGAACCCAGCACGGTTTCAAACACCTTGGGGCGATCCGTCACCTGAAGATCACCGGGCTTGAGATAAACCCGGGGCAAATCCTGTAGATCTGGGCGCATTGTATGTATTCTTTCAAAAAACAGCCAAGGACCAGAGCTGGCGCTATAGAGTTGAGACACGCTGCTGTAGCGGCACAGAAAAAATATGCCCGGCCGGCAAAGTTACCGTCGATTTTTCGGGGATCATCTAGATGAAATAAATAATAGCATTTCGGCAAAGAATTACATCATCGACCAACAACACCGGATGTTCCGGAGACGGCATCATTGCCCCCCATCTTGCGGGCAGTCACTCAACGGCTCACCGAGCACGGTAAAAAAGTGGCGGATAAAACGGTAGGTCAGGCCCCAGAGAACCGGCAGCTGATTGCCGAGGTTGATCCCCGGAACTTGAATGGACTTGCCATGCCATGAAACGGTGGCCAGATGGTGGTTATCAGGATCTTGCAGGGTGCGTAGCGGGACCCAAAACGCCTTGGAAACTTCGTAGTTCTTTTCCAGGTCCCCGCCATTGGAGGGCATTGTGAAGACAAAACAACTGACACAGACCGGAATGCGCACACCGTGATGGTCATCCAACCGCACAACATAATCGTCCTGCAACAGGGTCAGTCCCACTTCTTCTCGGGTTTCACGAACAGCTGCGTCGTAGGCTGTCGCATCCTCTGGATCAATCCGACCTCCGGGGAAACCGAGATTTCCGGACCAGGGATCTTGTGGATGTTTGGCACGTTGAATCAGCAGCACTTCAATGCCCTGATCACCATGACGTAAAATCAGGGCAACAGAGGCGCGCCCCTTTTGGTGGCGATCTTCAAGGGCCGTGTACTGATGGCGTTGCAGTGAAGCGATGATCTGGTCCACAATTCCCCCCTTGTCGTCATTATTTGACTTCAGCCAACATCAGAGCCCGCCGAGGTGCCGGATAGCCCTCGATGGTTTTCAGCTCATCCCGTGGATCGAGAAAGTCTGCCAGTGATTCGGTCTGAATCCACGGTGTCTTGCGTTGTTCCTCTGACGTTGTTCGTGTCACGTCAATACAACGGATTCCGGTAAAGCCGGTTCGCTCCAGCCAGTTGGCCAACCCATTGACCGTTGGTAAAAAAAAGACATTGTTCATTTTTGCGTATCGATCACTCGGCGTCAATGCCAGCGGTTCTTCGCCGGGGATGACCAGCGTTTCCAATACCAGCTCTCCACCACGCCGCAAGGTACGCCGAATGCGGGTCAGGGTGTCAAGTGGCGAACGCACATGATAAAGCACGCCCATGTGAAACAGGGTATCAAAACAACCGGTCATTTCCGGGAGTTCTTCGAATTTTCCCGGCAGGGTGTAGCAACGTGGTTGTTTTAACAGCTTCTGCAGCAGGCAAAATTGAAAATAAAACGTCTGATACGGTTCCAGGCCGACAACCAGCTGTGGATCAGCTGCGAGCATGCGAAACAGATAGTAACCACTACTGCTGCCGACGTCGAGAATCCGCCGACCACGCAAAGGGGCAATCTGTTCTTTGAGCCGGTTCCATTTCAGGTAGGACACCCATTCGGTATCCACCTCTGTGCCCAGTATTTTAAAAGGCCCCTTGCGCCAGGGGCGTAAGCCAAACAAGGCGTGTTGAATCAGTTGTTGCTGGTCTGCGGGAAGATCACCGGCCTTACCGATTGTCAGCCAATCCTGATCCAGATCAGCATCAAGCTGGAGATTATCGGGAACCTGATTAAGCAATTCCAGATAAGCCTGGCTTTTTCGATCACGCAGGAGAAATTGCTGTTTCTTTTTGACAAACTCCGCCAGAGGCTGTGACCAGGTCGCCTCTACCCCCTGGCTGATCGCGGCGATGAGCGCATCTAATTCTTCAAACATAATAACGACATGAAATTAAACCACTTCAACCAGATATCAATTTTAGCAAATCCCACCGCGTGAAGACGCTCCACATGTTGCTCGCAGGTCTCCGGAATCAAAACGTTTTCCAGCGCTTCGCGTTTTTGGCTGATCTCCAGTTGTGAGTAGCCGTTTTCCTTTTTAAATCGATAATAAAACTCCTGCTGCAGAGCATCCAGATCATCGTCGGCGTGAACAACTTTTTCCGACAACAGCAGAATACCTCCGGGCAGCAGAGCATTATAGACCTTTTGCAGCAGGGTCCGCCTCACTGCGGGAGAGAGGAATTGCAACGTCAGGTTGATAATGATCACGGACGCTTTTTCAAGCGCATAGTCTTCAACAGTGCTTTCAACCAGATGAATACGCTCTGCGTCACAACAGGATTGCAGCCGTTGACGATACTGCTCCAGCATTGGCGCGGAACTGTCGATCGCTTCAAGGTAAAAGGGCTGATCATCCATCTGATGGAGTAATTCGAGACCGAAATTGCCATGCGAACAGCCGAGGTCATAAATACGCGTACCCGGCTGATAAAAGCGACGTGTCAGTTGCGCCTGACGCAATATTGATTCACGATACAGTGGAACACTGCGGCTGATCATGTCATCGAAAACTTCGACGACACGCTCATTGAATTCGAAGGGATGGACGGATTGCGGATGTGAATAAATTTTATCGTGCGTCATGAGGGTCCTGCCAAAAAAGTCTTTGCGTTGCAATGAGATGCACAGTACACAAACCGAACAAACAAAGCAATGCTAGAGCAGTCTGACATGCTGCCTTTTGCAAAAAACCACAGAAGG
This region of uncultured Desulfuromonas sp. genomic DNA includes:
- a CDS encoding UvrD-helicase domain-containing protein translates to MMDRPAPRLNPQQLQAVEHPGGPLLILAGAGSGKTSTLTGRVIHLIQKQGVPPWRILAVTFTNKAANEMKERIERALPEGEMPWVATFHSTCVRILRRDITALGFDPSFTIYDDQDQDRLLKNILKELAIDDKQLKPRAAAAAIDAAKNRGQFPAEMPLNTPQEQLVAEVYRHYQQRLQQANALDFGDLLLMCVKLFDEHDEIRQRYAGRFLHLLVDEFQDTNMVQYRLVQQLASEHGNLCVVGDDDQSIYRWRGAEVGNILGFERDYPGCTTIRLEQNYRSTTTILDAAGAVVANNVGRKGKTLWTENPDGDAISLEALPDDLDEARYVVEQLKTLQQQGRHLRDMAVLYRTNAQSRVLEEALVRDRIPYVMFGGMRFFARMEVKDILAYLRVLTNPADTISCQRIINVPTRGIGATTVAKIATLEQQAQGFFPACRLAIEQGVLKGAAAKKVAAFVAMMDDFAHRLKRLPYPQLAAELIEETGYAQMLKSENTQEARDRLDNIDQLLAGMEEHRDDDTTLQDYLEQIALVTDLDAYDSSLDRVTLMTLHAAKGLEFPVVFMTGMEDGIFPAARSNDGGEQLEEERRLCYVGMTRAMEKLYLTHARRRRVYGSYQFNPPSRFVGEIPDHLLADVAKKPLHATSKHNLASLFEQLPAQAPPAETASTPTSSPSVDAEPVPDQPVIEVEPSVPVVDDTLRIGSRVRHARFGVGTVRRLEGSGDKQKVIVYFNRFGPKRLLLKFAGLEPA
- a CDS encoding chloride channel protein, whose product is MSLSTISRMFDWLRRVGLAVLGRFRISENTFMAILAVAIGLLSGLCNYAFRQAIEFFHWLVIEQGMDLFQISWHQWSASRWLAILFPLTGALLMIPFGLWFAKDLKFGFSSFLEQVNLRGAKIPGRTIITRGLASAITLGTGGSAGQEGPIAQIGGAVGSQFGQGFKVSGNRLKVLVACGVSGGVAATFNAPIAGVFFAQEIVLLSSFEISSFTSIVIASGMSTVVSRALIGNEIVFHIPPYQVGSHWELLLYVALGAVIGGLAAGFIDVHFRIKGMFDKLKMPRLVKPMIGALLVGLIGVGFPQVFGNGYDFMSEFLHGQGAWYFLLALIVCKAVATSITLGSGLPGGLFAPILYIGAVTGGAFGKIAQILLPTLAISPGSYALIGMGAFLSAATHAPMTAIFLLFEMTASYQVIVPIMLSCVVGTAISRHFKKESIDTVELAKAGIDLEAGKERNIMKSIRVADVMTRKLETVPEGMTLRQFTDFIANTKHTNFPLLNPAGEMTGIISIQDFLGVVFEKDLMDLVVVKELATTEVTTVYGDENLDQAMRKIGYRNIEQLPVVDRQQQNRLIGIVSRRDMVSAYNKALMARTLEEEHDGSSRASA
- a CDS encoding chemotaxis response regulator protein-glutamate methylesterase; translation: MAKIKVLIVDDSAVVRQALQSVLESDPRIEVIATASDPFVAAERLKQQIPDVITLDVEMPRMDGLTFLQKIMSQHPIPVVMCSSLVEDGSETLLKALEYGAVEIIQKPTLGTKQFLEESKVRICDAVKAAATARPVKLRAPRRIEPKLTADAVLSRGRSEAMVRTTEKIIVVGASTGGTEALRVFLESLPMDCPGVVIVQHMPENFTRGFAQRLDSLCAMTVKEAEDGDSVVRGRVLIAPGNRHMLLKRSGARYYVDLKDGPLVSRHRPSVDVLFRSAARYAGKNAVGVILTGMGDDGAKGMKELKDAGAMNIAQNEETCVVFGMPKEAIAAGAVDYTLPLEQIAIKALTLSR
- a CDS encoding chemotaxis protein CheD gives rise to the protein MRPDLQDLPRVYLKPGDLQVTDRPKVFETVLGSCVAVALVSPSTGHAAMCHAMLPTGPQGELRYVDAAVHYMIKDLKQRGVQPSRLVAKLFGGADMFYSVRNATPARFAVGQSNLQRARQILEEYRVEVRSHDTGGQSGRKVVFFTDTGQVYVKHLKRQSRELKLVLPYLDEVTNG
- a CDS encoding CoA pyrophosphatase, coding for MDQIIASLQRHQYTALEDRHQKGRASVALILRHGDQGIEVLLIQRAKHPQDPWSGNLGFPGGRIDPEDATAYDAAVRETREEVGLTLLQDDYVVRLDDHHGVRIPVCVSCFVFTMPSNGGDLEKNYEVSKAFWVPLRTLQDPDNHHLATVSWHGKSIQVPGINLGNQLPVLWGLTYRFIRHFFTVLGEPLSDCPQDGGQ
- the cmoB gene encoding tRNA 5-methoxyuridine(34)/uridine 5-oxyacetic acid(34) synthase CmoB, which encodes MFEELDALIAAISQGVEATWSQPLAEFVKKKQQFLLRDRKSQAYLELLNQVPDNLQLDADLDQDWLTIGKAGDLPADQQQLIQHALFGLRPWRKGPFKILGTEVDTEWVSYLKWNRLKEQIAPLRGRRILDVGSSSGYYLFRMLAADPQLVVGLEPYQTFYFQFCLLQKLLKQPRCYTLPGKFEELPEMTGCFDTLFHMGVLYHVRSPLDTLTRIRRTLRRGGELVLETLVIPGEEPLALTPSDRYAKMNNVFFLPTVNGLANWLERTGFTGIRCIDVTRTTSEEQRKTPWIQTESLADFLDPRDELKTIEGYPAPRRALMLAEVK
- the cmoA gene encoding carboxy-S-adenosyl-L-methionine synthase CmoA; its protein translation is MTHDKIYSHPQSVHPFEFNERVVEVFDDMISRSVPLYRESILRQAQLTRRFYQPGTRIYDLGCSHGNFGLELLHQMDDQPFYLEAIDSSAPMLEQYRQRLQSCCDAERIHLVESTVEDYALEKASVIIINLTLQFLSPAVRRTLLQKVYNALLPGGILLLSEKVVHADDDLDALQQEFYYRFKKENGYSQLEISQKREALENVLIPETCEQHVERLHAVGFAKIDIWLKWFNFMSLLCLKN